Proteins encoded within one genomic window of Persephonella sp.:
- the trpB gene encoding tryptophan synthase subunit beta, producing MDYKFPDEKGYYGIFGGKFLPETLIPALEELEEQYEKIKNDGDFQRELIYYLQEYAGRPTVLYYAHRLTEAVGGAKIYLKREDLLHTGAHKINNTLGQVLLTKKLGKRRIIAETGAGQHGVSTATAASLFGLECVVYMGEEDAERQALNVFRMRLLGAKVEIVKAGSRTLKDAVNEALRDWVTNVRTTHYVIGSALGPHPFPVIVRDFQSVIGRETKEQIVEIEGRLPDAVVACVGGGSNAIGIFYPFIQDESVRLIGVEAAGYGLETGQHAASINGGSVGVLHGMKSYFLQNEWGQIEPTHSISAGLDYPGVGPEHAHLKETGRAEYITATDEEALEGFMLLSRTEGIIPALESSHAVIKGVEIAKEIGKGGIVVINLSGRGDKDVQQVKNFLDTNPDIYKKLEDNLKNKYRGRL from the coding sequence ATGGATTATAAATTTCCAGATGAAAAAGGTTACTACGGCATATTCGGAGGAAAATTTCTACCTGAAACGCTTATCCCAGCCCTTGAAGAACTTGAGGAGCAGTATGAAAAAATTAAGAATGACGGAGATTTTCAAAGGGAGCTAATTTACTACCTTCAGGAGTATGCAGGAAGACCAACTGTTCTTTACTACGCTCACAGACTTACTGAGGCTGTAGGTGGGGCAAAGATATACCTCAAAAGGGAGGATCTTCTCCATACAGGAGCACACAAGATAAATAACACTCTTGGTCAGGTATTACTTACAAAAAAGCTTGGGAAAAGAAGAATAATAGCAGAGACGGGGGCAGGACAGCACGGCGTATCAACAGCAACAGCAGCCTCACTTTTTGGTCTTGAATGTGTTGTTTACATGGGAGAGGAAGACGCAGAAAGGCAGGCTTTAAATGTTTTCAGAATGAGACTTCTTGGTGCAAAGGTTGAGATAGTTAAAGCAGGAAGTAGAACACTGAAAGATGCTGTTAATGAGGCTTTAAGAGACTGGGTAACCAATGTAAGGACAACACATTATGTGATAGGATCAGCCCTTGGACCCCACCCCTTCCCTGTTATAGTAAGGGACTTTCAGTCTGTTATAGGAAGGGAAACAAAAGAGCAGATAGTTGAGATAGAAGGAAGGCTTCCTGATGCTGTTGTTGCCTGTGTTGGTGGTGGAAGCAACGCTATAGGTATCTTTTACCCATTTATACAGGATGAGAGCGTCAGGCTTATAGGTGTTGAGGCAGCAGGGTACGGACTTGAAACAGGACAGCATGCAGCAAGTATAAACGGTGGGTCTGTTGGTGTTCTCCACGGAATGAAAAGTTACTTCCTCCAGAATGAATGGGGACAGATAGAGCCAACCCATTCAATATCTGCAGGTCTTGATTATCCGGGAGTGGGACCTGAACATGCACATCTTAAAGAGACAGGAAGGGCTGAATATATAACAGCAACAGACGAGGAAGCACTTGAGGGCTTTATGCTTCTTTCAAGAACAGAAGGAATAATACCTGCACTTGAAAGCTCACATGCCGTTATAAAAGGAGTAGAGATAGCAAAAGAGATAGGAAAGGGAGGTATAGTTGTTATAAACCTTTCAGGAAGAGGAGACAAAGACGTTCAGCAGGTAAAAAACTTCCTTGATACAAACCCAGATATTTACAAAAAACTTGAGGACAACCTGAAAAACAAATACAGGGGGAGGTTATGA